One Helianthus annuus cultivar XRQ/B chromosome 7, HanXRQr2.0-SUNRISE, whole genome shotgun sequence genomic region harbors:
- the LOC110893502 gene encoding uncharacterized protein LOC110893502, whose translation MESSKTVEGADVVIPLASVQQVNDRYANTLYGYFLGKRLAFPVVDYFAKNNWVKYGLSRLMMNANGFFFFKFSTKEGMNRMLEDGPWLIRNVPIILSEWSPTLKMEKEDIKAVPVWVKMHDVLLAAFTEDGLSLVASKIGNPKMLDSYTATMCAESWGRSSYARALIEVEAEAELKKSITVAIPSLDGNGYSKVEIKIEYDWEPLRCSSCCVFGHDDCSCPKNPQVTSSGDSGKNNDDFQDVGTKKKKVNNQGIPMKNQKPKVVYRPVVKPKPKSTLRSPVNNQVSTSNPFDILKDDDGNQGGNTVGRAEKKVAQTTSDKQDSDEEEVAEVYNETSEFMTSGLHPSSSRAKASTSSTKFSNG comes from the coding sequence ATGGAATCTTCCAAAACTGTCGAGGGTGCTGATGTTGTTATTCCGTTGGCATCGGTTCAACAAGTCAAtgataggtatgctaacactttgtACGGATATTTTCTTGGTAAACGTTTGGCTTTTCCGGTGGTCGATTATTTTGCTAAAAACAACTGGGTTAAATATGGTTTGTCACGGCTAatgatgaatgcaaacgggttctttttctttaagtttagtACTAAGGAAGGGATGAACCGAATGTTAGAGGATGGGCCTTGGCTGATCAGAAACGTTCCGATAATCTTGAGTGAATGGTCGCCTACTTTAAAGATGGAAAAAGAGGATATTAAGGCTGTTCCGgtttgggtcaagatgcatgatgtgctGTTAGCGGCTTTTACCGAGGATGGTCTTAGCTTGGTTGCTTCTAAAATTGGAAATCCTAAGATGTTGGATTCGTATACTGCCACGATGTGTGCTGAGTCTTGGGGAAGAAGCAGTTATGCTAGAGCACTTATTGAGGTTGAGGCAGAGGCTGAGTTAAAGAAGAGTATTACTGTTGCAATTCCATCCTTGGATGGTAATGGTTATTCAAAGGTAGAGATCAAAATTGAGTATGATTGGGAGCCTCTTAGATGCTCCTCTTGCTGTGTGTTTGGTCATGATGATTGCTCATGCCCAAAGAACCCTCAGGTTACTTCAAGTGGGGATTCTGGAAAGAATAATGATGATTTTCAGGATGTGGGTACTAAGAAAAAGAAAGTTAATAATCAAGGTATCCctatgaaaaatcagaagccgaAGGTAGTGTATAGACCTGTTGTCAAGCCTAAACCAAAATCGACCTTGAGGAGTCCGGTGAATAACCAGGTTTCAACATCAAACCCGTTTGACATCCTTAAGGACGATGATGGTAATCAGGGAGGTAATACTGTGGGTCGTGCGGAGAAGAAAGTTGCGCAGACTACTAGTGACAAGCAGGATtcggatgaggaggaggtcgCCGAAGTCTATAATGAAACTAGTGAATTTATGACCTCGGGTTTACATCCATCATCTTCGAGAGCAAAGGCTAGCACCTCTTCCACAAAATTTTCCAATGGATAG